Part of the Ctenopharyngodon idella isolate HZGC_01 chromosome 8, HZGC01, whole genome shotgun sequence genome, GGGTGGGGGGATTATTCAattgaggaatattgtgacgtgtatcttctctgaacatttttttgtttgtttagtatTGTTATATGGTATATTTTTGGATTGCATCTGTAAATCTAAAGACTATGAAAAGTCACTTAAAGCTCTGGGTCTTTTGCAAGAATTGttttaaacatattattatctaaattatttctttttatactcttttttaatactttttttaagaaACTAGAATAATTGAGAGGAATCCAATTATTAAATTCCTTTACGATTCCATTGCCTAGATATTATGGTTTTGCTTACAGTAGCTGCATGCCCAATGGCACACTATATATCATGCCTGCTGACAGGCGAAAAGGAATCACAGAAGATGACAGACACAGATGCCAATGTATTCCATGAGGGAAGCGGAATGGCCCCCTCTCAGTCATTTGAATGTGCAGAATATTGGTTCACTCTTGAATTAATGCACTGAATATGTCATTCTGTCGTCCAGAGCCATTTCGAAATCTGCTTTCTGCCAAGAGTTTCATGTTTCTAACCAAGCCTGACAAATCCTGATCAGCAAAGCCCAAGAGACTCTGAGCAACGGCTAATAACTGTAATGAGATTAAATTGGAACTGTAAAAAATCTGCCTAGTGCTGATTTGAAGATAACAGAGAGCGAGATCTAATGAGTCAACACGTTCTTTGATGCCACACATTTCACAGAATGAATTTTGTAATTGTATATAGTATCCTACCTCTCTGTGATGGTCTCCCTCAGACCGCTGGTGACACCCTTCATGACGGTGCTTGCTTTGGGAGTGAGAACCACCTGGGACACAAAAAAAGTGCCCTTACGTCTCCGATCCTTTACTGAGGCTTGAAGGAACTGAATGAGCTTCTCAGGATCTGTGGTATTGGCCCAAGGAGAGGGCATCATCTGACCCGGCCACAGGAAAGGAACCTCCAGAGCCATGGGATTGTGATAGAAGACCAGCACCTGAAACTCTTTCTCCCAGAGGTACTTCAGGCTTACCTCTTGAGCAAACACTACCGGACAGAGTCGGTCTCCAAAGACGGTGCTCAACATCTGGACCAGTTTCTCGTGATGGAGGTTCTGTACGCCGTAGAAGTGGTTGAAGTCCAGGAACACGACCTCGCGAGCATGGGAAGCCAGGAAGGCGCTGATCTGCTCCAGGCCTTCGCGTACAGTGGCGCTGAACAGGCCGTGTGCAAAGTAGAGCTCGTTGTCGGGGTCTCTGGGT contains:
- the plcxd3 gene encoding PI-PLC X domain-containing protein 3, yielding MASSQGKSELRYADWMSSLPETLHSIPLTNLAIPGSHDSFSFYIDEASPVGPEQPETVQNFVSVFGTVAKKLMRKWLATQTMNFTSQLEAGIRFFDLRISTKPRDPDNELYFAHGLFSATVREGLEQISAFLASHAREVVFLDFNHFYGVQNLHHEKLVQMLSTVFGDRLCPVVFAQEVSLKYLWEKEFQVLVFYHNPMALEVPFLWPGQMMPSPWANTTDPEKLIQFLQASVKDRRRKGTFFVSQVVLTPKASTVMKGVTSGLRETITERALPAMMQWIRSQRPGESGVNIITADFVELGEFISAVITLNYYLDDEEENAT